Proteins from a genomic interval of Rubinisphaera italica:
- a CDS encoding FN3 domain-containing metallophosphoesterase family protein: MKIILMLLPILFSSQFIAAAEIDRIWLTHKTNDPSKIVVNWMSDEPGDSVVHFGLSVEYGETVRIDDETTIHHVEIPLKHRDTSYHYSVSTGEQRSADATFKAYPTDILRVAVVADWQGKPDLSAIVNDDVHLLLTAGDNIARLWDKCGEGEKDCIKPYEELIEEYPKLFRSTPFMPALGNHDREIRPRGSKPPAESAYDVDALAFKRFFELPDDEWKWHFDLTEFDLRLVALDFNHISDFGTTWQTCHAFDENSEQFHWYRKLMKQPHGYVVTLYNERNASVRNQAQKQWHEQFLRGTCCITGFGYFAERAEVDGVPYYNTSLSGKGNQYPDPNSKILADEDSYILLTVKRGGAMSVEIKSLNSTVLDRQIYERR, encoded by the coding sequence ATGAAAATTATCCTGATGCTGCTTCCAATCTTGTTCTCATCACAATTCATTGCGGCAGCGGAAATCGACCGTATCTGGCTGACGCATAAAACGAACGATCCCAGCAAGATCGTGGTCAATTGGATGAGCGATGAACCGGGCGATTCCGTAGTTCATTTCGGTCTATCTGTCGAATACGGTGAGACGGTACGAATTGATGATGAGACGACGATACATCACGTTGAAATTCCATTAAAGCACCGTGACACAAGCTACCATTATTCAGTCAGTACTGGAGAACAGCGATCTGCCGATGCCACGTTCAAGGCGTATCCCACTGATATCCTGCGTGTAGCTGTCGTCGCCGATTGGCAAGGCAAGCCAGACTTGTCTGCCATCGTAAATGATGACGTGCATTTGCTTCTGACTGCTGGCGATAACATTGCCCGTCTGTGGGATAAGTGTGGAGAAGGGGAGAAGGACTGCATCAAGCCTTATGAAGAATTGATCGAAGAATACCCTAAGCTATTCCGCTCAACACCCTTCATGCCTGCATTGGGTAATCACGACCGAGAAATACGACCACGTGGAAGCAAACCCCCAGCCGAATCTGCTTACGATGTGGATGCCTTAGCATTCAAAAGATTTTTCGAATTGCCTGACGATGAATGGAAATGGCACTTCGACCTGACTGAGTTTGATCTGCGGTTGGTAGCACTCGACTTCAATCACATCTCCGACTTCGGGACGACGTGGCAAACCTGTCATGCTTTTGACGAGAACTCAGAGCAGTTTCATTGGTACAGGAAACTGATGAAACAACCTCATGGCTACGTGGTGACGCTCTATAATGAGAGAAACGCAAGCGTACGCAACCAAGCCCAAAAGCAATGGCACGAACAGTTTCTACGAGGCACCTGCTGCATCACAGGGTTTGGATATTTTGCCGAGCGAGCAGAGGTGGACGGGGTCCCTTATTACAACACATCACTCAGTGGAAAAGGCAACCAGTACCCCGATCCAAACTCAAAGATTCTCGCCGATGAAGATAGTTACATTCTGTTGACCGTTAAACGAGGCGGGGCAATGAGTGTCGAAATCAAGAGTCTGAATAGCACGGTACTGGATCGTCAAATATACGAACGCCGGTAG
- a CDS encoding glycerophosphodiester phosphodiesterase, producing the protein MVLVRVFSLLMVIACFDSQIIADDGPVSSLESSSFLNNGVTAPRGNSSEYPENTLPALESGIEIGADWIELDIFTTKDGKLVVIHDRTTKRVGDKNLMIPDSTYNELLSVDVATDFRKRMHKTIDECPMQKIPLLEDVLKLVMKQNRTRVSIQPKMDCVAQAMALVKSLNAESWVGFNDGNLQYMIEVKRLAPEIPVFWDRGADTNFDEDIRIAKQQGFESLILHQSGITTEKVQKVKTAGLDFGAWTVNERSTMESLLDMGVERLYTDHPRMLLKLKMDR; encoded by the coding sequence ATGGTTTTAGTTCGAGTCTTTTCTCTCTTGATGGTAATCGCCTGCTTTGATTCACAGATCATTGCTGATGATGGTCCAGTCTCTTCACTTGAATCATCCTCATTTCTAAACAACGGTGTGACAGCCCCTCGAGGCAATTCCAGCGAGTATCCTGAGAACACTCTACCCGCTTTAGAGAGCGGCATCGAAATCGGAGCTGACTGGATTGAACTTGATATCTTTACCACAAAAGATGGCAAGTTGGTCGTAATCCATGACCGCACAACGAAACGGGTCGGCGATAAAAACCTCATGATCCCTGATTCCACCTACAACGAGTTACTGAGCGTTGATGTCGCCACGGACTTTCGCAAGCGGATGCATAAAACGATTGATGAATGTCCAATGCAGAAGATTCCGCTACTGGAAGACGTGCTGAAACTAGTGATGAAGCAGAACCGAACTCGGGTTTCAATACAGCCCAAGATGGACTGCGTCGCTCAAGCAATGGCATTGGTGAAAAGTTTGAACGCTGAGTCTTGGGTGGGCTTCAATGACGGCAATCTGCAATACATGATCGAGGTAAAGAGGCTCGCCCCAGAAATCCCTGTCTTTTGGGATCGGGGAGCCGACACGAACTTTGACGAGGATATACGTATCGCCAAGCAGCAAGGCTTCGAGTCCCTCATACTCCATCAAAGCGGGATCACAACTGAGAAAGTTCAGAAGGTTAAAACAGCAGGTTTAGATTTCGGAGCGTGGACGGTCAATGAGCGATCAACAATGGAGAGCCTGCTTGATATGGGGGTAGAAAGACTCTACACCGATCATCCCCGAATGTTGTTGAAACTTAAAATGGACAGGTAG
- a CDS encoding DUF1501 domain-containing protein yields MFTPSLENSARLARRDFLRNSLWGMGTATLAQLLAQDGVSRAGEVPTVSAQDPLQVRTPHFPPRAKNCIYIYLEGGPSQMDLYDPKPQLNKLDGQPLPDSFLENVQFAFLQKESARIKGTPRKFTQHGESGMNFSDLLPHLATCADDLCMVRSVHSDQFNHVPAQLLMNCGSAIAGRPSLGSWMSYGLGSEANNLPAFVSLVTTGRGIPGGSASWSSGFLPSTYSGVLFGNQGSTVSNLETPTGISSALQRATVRGINDLNQIRLQDVGDPELASRMHSYELAFRLQSSAPELVDLSGESKATLDRYGFGRKEPEISSNRGGKGLFEAFSYNCLLARRLVERGVRMVNIIHSSWDHHSRLDAELTHNSLMVDQPIAALIQDLKVHGLLDDTLVIIGSEFGRTPLGENRPGFKKVTGRDHHPFAFTVLMAGGGVKPGTTYGASDEIGWHTLENPVHVHDLHATILHLFGLDHTQLTYRVQGRDFRLTDVHGHVVHDILA; encoded by the coding sequence ATGTTCACACCCTCATTGGAAAACTCGGCCCGTTTGGCGCGAAGAGATTTCTTGCGCAATTCGCTATGGGGCATGGGGACAGCCACGTTAGCTCAACTACTTGCCCAAGATGGGGTTTCCCGAGCTGGAGAAGTTCCGACTGTCTCAGCTCAGGATCCTTTGCAAGTCCGCACGCCGCATTTTCCTCCCCGCGCTAAAAACTGCATTTACATTTATCTGGAAGGAGGCCCCAGCCAAATGGATCTTTACGATCCAAAACCGCAACTGAATAAACTGGATGGTCAGCCTTTGCCGGATTCATTTCTGGAAAACGTGCAGTTCGCGTTTCTGCAGAAAGAGTCTGCCCGGATTAAAGGAACCCCGCGCAAGTTTACTCAACATGGCGAGTCCGGAATGAACTTTTCGGACCTGCTTCCTCATCTGGCCACGTGTGCGGACGACCTGTGTATGGTCCGTTCCGTGCATAGCGATCAATTCAATCATGTTCCCGCCCAGTTATTGATGAACTGCGGCTCTGCCATTGCGGGAAGACCAAGTCTGGGGTCGTGGATGTCTTATGGATTGGGGAGCGAAGCGAACAATCTGCCCGCGTTTGTCTCACTGGTAACCACAGGACGCGGCATTCCCGGCGGTTCGGCCAGTTGGTCCAGTGGATTTCTTCCTTCCACTTATTCAGGAGTTCTGTTTGGAAATCAGGGGAGCACGGTCAGCAATCTCGAAACGCCGACCGGCATTTCCTCTGCTCTGCAGCGGGCGACAGTCAGGGGAATTAACGATCTCAATCAGATACGATTGCAGGACGTCGGCGATCCAGAACTGGCCAGTCGGATGCACAGCTACGAACTCGCTTTCCGACTGCAGTCATCTGCTCCCGAACTAGTCGATCTCTCAGGCGAATCCAAAGCAACACTCGATCGCTATGGTTTCGGACGGAAGGAACCAGAGATCTCCAGCAATCGTGGCGGGAAAGGATTGTTCGAAGCGTTTTCCTATAACTGTCTGCTTGCCCGCCGACTTGTTGAGCGAGGCGTGCGGATGGTGAATATCATCCATTCCTCTTGGGATCATCACTCCCGTCTCGATGCAGAATTGACTCACAATTCCCTCATGGTCGATCAGCCGATCGCAGCTCTCATTCAAGATCTCAAAGTTCATGGACTGCTGGATGATACCCTCGTGATCATCGGATCCGAATTCGGTAGAACTCCACTGGGAGAAAATCGTCCCGGCTTCAAAAAGGTAACCGGTCGCGATCATCATCCCTTTGCCTTCACTGTTCTCATGGCAGGCGGTGGCGTTAAACCGGGCACCACATACGGGGCAAGCGATGAGATCGGCTGGCATACGCTTGAGAATCCCGTTCACGTTCACGATTTGCACGCCACCATTCTGCATCTATTCGGGCTCGATCACACTCAGCTGACCTACCGGGTCCAGGGACGCGATTTCCGGCTCACCGATGTGCATGGCCACGTCGTGCATGATATTTTAGCTTGA